The genomic stretch TGACAAACTCGCACAGGGCAAAATCTTAGAGGCGCAATACAAAAACCACAAACTAAAAGGCGAATATAAAAACTGCGAAGAATGCCACATAAAGCCCGATTTGCTTTTAATCTATAAAAAACACGAAGACATCTTAGTGCTAGTGTGCATCGCACTAGGCAGCCACAGCGACTTATTTTAGCTTAGAATCTAAGCATGAGCTAGATTTAGCATTAAAGCGAGCAAAGGAGATAAAATGAGAAAAGATTTTAAAAGTTTTAAACAAGAGGCGTTGAAAAACCCTGAAGTAAGGGCGATTTATGATAGTTTGAGCGATGAATTTGAGCTAAAAAGTAAGCTAATTTCTTTAAGAAAAGCGGCAAATATGACGCAAG from Helicobacter jaachi encodes the following:
- a CDS encoding type II toxin-antitoxin system YafQ family toxin; its protein translation is MYKVRISNSDKNLVDNVIDKLAQGKILEAQYKNHKLKGEYKNCEECHIKPDLLLIYKKHEDILVLVCIALGSHSDLF